In the Flavisolibacter tropicus genome, one interval contains:
- a CDS encoding alpha-ketoacid dehydrogenase subunit alpha/beta has product MYFQRNDLTNDQLVHLYQQLLWPRLIEEKMLVLLRQGRISKWFSGIGQEAISVGATLALQPDEWIMPLHRNLGVFTSRNMPLSKLFKQWQGAQDGYSKGRERSFHFGSPEHHICGMISHLGPQLAIADGVALAYKLREENKVSLTFTGDGGTSEGDFHEALNTAAVWDLPVIFIIENNGYGLSTPVNEQYRCSQLAERAKGYGMESIVIDGNNILQVYDTIKGVREYCIREQKPYLIECMTFRMRGHEEASGTKYVPKELFEEWAAKDPIANYEHWLMEQGVLAEETIRQVRESMRQQIEEELRIGFDSKPMVVKTEDELTDMYAPYAARYTLQEGREAYSVQREASRELRLIDAIKEGLHQSMKQHSNLILMGQDIAEYGGAFKITEGFVEEFGKKRVRNTPLCESAIVGAALGLSLEGFKSMMEMQFADFVTVGFNQIVNNLAKIHYRWGQNADVVVRMPTGGGVGAGPFHSQSNEAWFTHVPGLKVVYPSTPADAKGLLIAAINDPNPVLFFEHKALYRSISGPVPEAYYEVEIGKARHVRSGDDISIITYGSGVHWAEDYAASHPEISIDILDLRSLLPLDYDAIKAAVQRTGKVLLLHEDTLVGGLGGEISAWIAEHCFTYLDAPIMRCASLDTAVPFNLELEQNFLAKSRLEETIQKLLQY; this is encoded by the coding sequence ATGTATTTTCAGCGCAACGATCTTACGAACGACCAACTGGTACATCTTTATCAACAGCTGTTGTGGCCTCGATTGATTGAAGAAAAAATGCTGGTGCTCCTGCGCCAGGGCCGCATCTCCAAATGGTTTAGTGGTATTGGGCAGGAAGCCATTTCGGTAGGTGCCACCCTGGCCCTGCAGCCCGATGAATGGATCATGCCGCTGCACCGCAACCTGGGCGTGTTTACCTCGCGTAATATGCCTTTGAGCAAACTATTCAAACAATGGCAAGGTGCACAAGATGGCTACAGCAAGGGCCGCGAACGCAGCTTTCACTTTGGCAGCCCCGAGCACCATATCTGTGGTATGATCTCGCATTTAGGTCCTCAGCTGGCTATTGCCGATGGTGTAGCATTAGCTTATAAGTTGCGTGAAGAAAACAAAGTGTCGCTGACCTTTACCGGTGATGGCGGTACCAGCGAGGGCGATTTTCATGAAGCGCTGAACACCGCTGCCGTGTGGGACCTGCCGGTGATCTTTATTATTGAAAACAACGGTTATGGCCTAAGCACACCTGTAAACGAGCAGTACCGTTGCAGCCAGCTGGCCGAACGGGCCAAGGGCTACGGTATGGAGAGCATAGTCATTGATGGTAACAACATACTGCAGGTTTATGATACGATCAAAGGCGTACGTGAATATTGCATTCGCGAACAAAAGCCTTACTTGATAGAGTGCATGACCTTTCGCATGCGTGGCCATGAAGAGGCCAGTGGTACCAAGTATGTTCCTAAAGAATTATTTGAAGAATGGGCGGCTAAAGATCCAATTGCCAACTATGAACATTGGCTGATGGAACAGGGCGTACTAGCGGAAGAGACTATACGCCAGGTGCGCGAGTCTATGCGTCAGCAGATAGAAGAAGAATTGCGCATTGGCTTTGACAGCAAGCCAATGGTGGTGAAGACGGAGGATGAATTAACCGACATGTACGCGCCATACGCTGCACGCTACACGCTGCAAGAAGGGCGTGAAGCGTATAGCGTACAGCGTGAAGCTTCCAGAGAACTTCGCCTTATAGATGCTATAAAAGAAGGTCTTCATCAAAGCATGAAGCAACATTCCAATTTGATCCTGATGGGACAAGACATTGCAGAGTATGGTGGTGCGTTTAAAATAACAGAGGGTTTTGTAGAGGAGTTTGGAAAAAAGCGTGTGCGCAATACACCGCTTTGCGAAAGTGCTATTGTGGGTGCGGCCCTGGGCTTAAGCCTGGAAGGCTTTAAGAGCATGATGGAAATGCAGTTTGCCGATTTTGTAACCGTGGGTTTTAACCAGATTGTAAACAATCTGGCCAAGATCCACTACCGCTGGGGACAGAATGCCGATGTGGTGGTGCGCATGCCTACCGGCGGTGGTGTGGGTGCCGGCCCGTTTCATAGCCAAAGCAATGAAGCCTGGTTTACACATGTGCCCGGCTTGAAAGTAGTGTACCCTTCTACCCCTGCAGATGCCAAGGGGCTTCTCATTGCAGCAATCAACGATCCTAACCCTGTATTATTCTTTGAACACAAAGCGCTGTATAGAAGCATCAGTGGTCCAGTGCCAGAAGCCTATTATGAAGTGGAGATTGGTAAGGCGCGCCATGTACGCAGTGGCGATGATATCAGCATCATTACTTATGGTAGTGGTGTGCACTGGGCAGAAGATTATGCAGCCTCACATCCTGAAATTTCTATCGACATCTTAGACCTGCGAAGCCTGTTGCCGCTCGACTACGATGCTATTAAAGCAGCCGTACAACGCACCGGTAAAGTATTGCTGCTGCATGAAGATACCTTAGTAGGTGGCCTAGGTGGCGAGATCAGTGCCTGGATTGCCGAGCATTGCTTTACCTACCTGGACGCGCCGATCATGCGGTGCGCCTCGCTAGATACGGCAGTGCCTTTCAACTTAGAGTTGGAGCAAAACTTCTTAGCCAAGTCGCGACTGGAAGAAACCATTCAAAAGCTGCTCCAATACTAA
- a CDS encoding glutaminyl-peptide cyclotransferase, with amino-acid sequence MEETNAVPLINYTLHTIHPHDTSAYTEGLLVHNGVLYESTSADTSFPQTRSLFGTVDLTTGHISPKVELDRKKYFGEGITFLNNKVYQLTYLTKVGFIYDAKSFKPIGEFSFPSREGWGLTNNGRVLIMSDGTPILTYLDPSSFQVQKTLLVSDNNGPVKLLNDLEYINGFIYANIFTTNSIVKIDTATGAVVGRLDLTSLAQDAKLKYPGSLEMNGIAFNPANDSVYVTGKMWPHIYEISFSH; translated from the coding sequence ATGGAAGAAACAAATGCTGTTCCGCTGATCAACTATACCTTACATACTATTCACCCACACGATACCAGTGCCTATACAGAAGGCTTGTTAGTGCACAATGGTGTACTATATGAAAGCACCAGCGCAGACACCAGCTTTCCCCAAACCCGCTCGCTTTTTGGAACGGTTGATCTAACCACCGGACACATTTCCCCCAAAGTTGAGCTGGATCGTAAGAAGTATTTTGGAGAAGGCATTACCTTTTTAAACAACAAAGTATACCAGCTTACCTATCTTACTAAAGTGGGTTTTATCTACGATGCTAAAAGCTTTAAACCTATTGGCGAATTCAGTTTTCCCTCTCGTGAAGGCTGGGGACTTACCAACAATGGTCGGGTGTTGATCATGAGCGATGGCACACCTATTCTAACCTATTTAGATCCTTCTTCTTTTCAGGTACAAAAAACGCTACTGGTTTCCGACAACAATGGACCCGTAAAACTGCTCAATGATTTGGAATACATTAATGGCTTTATTTATGCCAATATATTTACAACCAATTCTATTGTAAAGATTGATACAGCCACAGGAGCCGTTGTAGGCCGTTTAGATCTCACCTCCCTGGCTCAGGATGCTAAACTAAAGTACCCGGGCTCCCTGGAAATGAATGGCATTGCCTTCAATCCTGCCAATGATAGTGTTTATGTTACCGGCAAAATGTGGCCACATATCTATGAGATTTCTTTCTCGCATTAA
- a CDS encoding TlpA family protein disulfide reductase: MAPEFSAKTINGNIIDLKQFQNKSFVLLDFWGSWCFPCRRLTPNLKAIYEKFHDNGFEIISIAINDKEENWKKAIAEDSMQRWQHILDNDTIKNLYSADFVPILYLINREGKVIARYNGGERAYGERPYWELYQDLNELFGKPN, encoded by the coding sequence TTGGCTCCAGAATTTAGTGCCAAAACAATTAATGGAAATATAATTGACTTAAAACAGTTTCAAAACAAAAGCTTTGTACTGCTCGACTTTTGGGGTTCATGGTGCTTTCCCTGCCGTCGACTCACTCCCAATTTAAAAGCTATTTATGAGAAGTTCCACGACAATGGTTTTGAAATCATCAGTATCGCAATTAACGACAAAGAAGAAAATTGGAAAAAGGCGATTGCCGAAGACAGCATGCAAAGATGGCAACACATTCTAGATAACGACACTATTAAGAACCTATATTCTGCCGATTTTGTTCCCATCCTGTATTTAATTAACCGGGAGGGGAAAGTCATTGCCCGGTATAATGGCGGAGAAAGAGCTTATGGAGAAAGACCATACTGGGAACTTTATCAAGATCTAAATGAACTATTTGGAAAACCTAATTAA
- a CDS encoding DUF4369 domain-containing protein: MKKPLLLFLFTLSLTAALFPLTALSNDSSNYKQFYLTGKVTGLRKGNIYLRYTTEDFGTVWDSCVLRNGSFHFNGKVNEPTMAEISLDREMPFGPDRAEIFLEEGNLNIKAIKNSFNTLQMNGTLSQMDYERLSLTKRKVLEELFEVQKKLNGTNTAAAEKESLEKRALLLYKEKAKADSLFIVQNPGSFVTAYLIKWNMDVEQFSLYPVDDLYNQMPAAVKMSSYGKKILWHMNKVKKYLLTIWLQNLVPKQLMEI; the protein is encoded by the coding sequence ATGAAGAAACCTTTACTTCTATTTCTTTTTACGCTTTCACTTACTGCCGCCCTGTTTCCTCTAACTGCTCTTTCAAATGACAGCAGTAATTATAAACAGTTTTACTTGACTGGAAAGGTAACGGGTTTAAGGAAAGGAAATATTTACCTGCGATATACAACAGAAGATTTTGGGACAGTCTGGGATAGTTGCGTTCTTCGGAATGGTAGCTTTCACTTCAATGGGAAAGTTAATGAACCTACAATGGCTGAAATCTCTCTTGATAGAGAGATGCCTTTTGGTCCTGATCGTGCAGAGATCTTCTTGGAAGAAGGCAACCTGAACATCAAGGCTATAAAGAACAGCTTTAATACTTTGCAAATGAACGGAACCCTCTCTCAGATGGATTACGAAAGACTTTCTTTGACTAAAAGAAAGGTGCTTGAGGAATTATTTGAGGTACAGAAAAAGCTAAATGGAACAAATACAGCTGCTGCGGAAAAAGAAAGCCTGGAAAAAAGAGCGCTATTGTTATATAAAGAGAAAGCAAAAGCAGATTCTTTATTCATTGTTCAAAATCCTGGCTCCTTTGTTACAGCTTATCTTATTAAATGGAACATGGACGTTGAGCAGTTTTCACTTTATCCTGTTGATGATCTGTATAACCAAATGCCTGCAGCAGTTAAAATGAGTAGTTATGGAAAGAAAATACTGTGGCACATGAATAAGGTAAAAAAGTACCTCTTGACCATTTGGCTCCAGAATTTAGTGCCAAAACAATTAATGGAAATATAA
- a CDS encoding DUF6572 domain-containing protein: protein MSINQTGVIDVISTSPEGNVVLNISDHHPWSEAWHLQLLQDKINAYLQFIESGQIINDYPAAAGKEIIIEAALKYEPADEATSFLEKAKKVITSAGIGFQWKVLDFNE, encoded by the coding sequence ATGAGTATAAATCAAACTGGCGTTATTGATGTTATTAGTACATCACCCGAAGGGAATGTTGTTTTAAACATTTCAGACCATCACCCTTGGAGCGAAGCTTGGCATCTTCAATTGCTTCAAGACAAGATCAATGCTTACTTGCAGTTCATTGAAAGTGGGCAAATTATAAATGACTATCCCGCTGCAGCTGGAAAAGAAATAATCATAGAAGCTGCTTTGAAATACGAACCGGCTGACGAGGCAACCTCCTTTTTAGAAAAGGCGAAGAAGGTAATAACAAGCGCAGGAATTGGCTTTCAATGGAAAGTCCTAGACTTTAATGAATAA
- a CDS encoding glycosyltransferase: MILTAYSIIMLLFWTGVSLYLIINCRKIVYLKDQTPLDEKSCPAVTVIIAVKDEEADVEDALHSVCELDYPNYNIIVINDRSTDTTSAILSRMASKHPRLHIINVEELPQGWLGKNHALYQGYKASSDEWLLFTDADVLFEKGALKKSMRYVLQKQLDHLTMFAQITSRSSLFKGVMNTFALMLDIKLRPWEISNPSSKASLGVGAFNLVKREAYEKAGTHSVISLRPDDDLKLGERVKSAGFKQDVLYGEKEIALEWYTSLQQFVNGLMKNMFSVSNYQVGTAIGTAISTFLILVLPVPLLLLSGSLYQLMGVVILIAQVLLMLLKKGIAAKWWHALLIPFSGLVMVYIIIKSTWLTIKQGGIYWRDSFYPLTELRKQV, encoded by the coding sequence ATGATACTAACTGCCTACTCAATCATTATGTTGCTTTTCTGGACAGGTGTAAGTCTATACCTGATCATCAATTGCCGTAAGATCGTTTACCTGAAAGATCAGACTCCATTAGATGAAAAAAGCTGTCCTGCGGTAACCGTGATCATCGCTGTAAAAGATGAAGAAGCAGACGTGGAAGATGCCTTGCATAGTGTGTGTGAACTGGATTATCCCAATTACAACATAATCGTCATCAACGATCGATCAACCGATACTACATCAGCTATCCTCTCCAGAATGGCCAGCAAGCATCCGCGTCTTCACATCATTAATGTTGAAGAGTTGCCACAAGGCTGGCTGGGTAAGAACCATGCCTTATATCAAGGCTACAAGGCTTCTTCAGACGAATGGTTATTATTTACAGACGCCGATGTGCTGTTTGAAAAAGGAGCGCTGAAAAAGTCGATGCGCTATGTGTTGCAAAAGCAACTGGATCATTTAACGATGTTTGCCCAGATAACATCTCGCTCTTCTTTGTTCAAAGGCGTCATGAACACGTTTGCGCTGATGCTGGATATAAAGCTGCGGCCTTGGGAAATCTCTAATCCTTCTTCTAAAGCCTCGTTAGGCGTAGGTGCCTTTAACTTAGTAAAGCGTGAAGCTTATGAGAAAGCGGGTACACATTCTGTTATCTCGCTACGGCCAGATGATGATCTGAAATTAGGGGAACGGGTCAAGAGCGCAGGTTTCAAACAAGATGTTCTTTATGGTGAAAAAGAAATTGCATTGGAATGGTATACCAGTCTTCAGCAGTTTGTAAACGGGCTAATGAAGAATATGTTTTCCGTATCCAATTACCAGGTAGGTACGGCGATTGGTACCGCCATCTCCACCTTTCTTATTTTAGTATTGCCTGTGCCCCTACTTCTTCTTTCCGGATCTCTATACCAGCTAATGGGTGTTGTTATTTTAATAGCACAAGTACTACTTATGCTATTGAAGAAAGGTATTGCGGCTAAATGGTGGCACGCGTTATTAATTCCCTTCTCTGGACTGGTAATGGTGTATATCATCATTAAATCAACCTGGCTCACCATCAAGCAAGGAGGCATTTACTGGCGTGATAGTTTTTATCCGTTGACAGAATTAAGGAAGCAGGTGTAG